The proteins below are encoded in one region of Candidatus Moraniibacteriota bacterium:
- a CDS encoding C39 family peptidase yields MKQKFLFILLMFCTLGMAIGFFVVSVVRQSNVTSVQDIPQGEKVEEEKNRPIVTSDEKKESDENRSVEREPKKVRESSFLENVPFTTQAPFGEWDDPVFQNGCEEAALVMAEYWLTGKPLTKEIAKKEIIALSKFQKKTIGQSIDTSTEDTEKLLREYYSVTTSTVQTNITLLDIREALSSGVLVIVPADGRKLHNPNYTQPGPTTHMLVIIGYDAEKQEFITNDSGTRNGKGYRYREDVLFEAIRDYPTGNHLPIPKIEKSMIIVRKE; encoded by the coding sequence ATGAAACAGAAATTCCTCTTTATTCTTTTGATGTTTTGTACGCTCGGAATGGCGATAGGATTTTTTGTTGTTTCTGTTGTGAGACAATCGAATGTCACTTCGGTTCAGGATATCCCTCAGGGAGAGAAGGTAGAAGAAGAAAAGAACAGACCAATTGTTACTTCAGATGAAAAGAAAGAGTCTGATGAAAACAGGTCTGTCGAAAGAGAACCAAAAAAAGTGAGAGAAAGTAGTTTCCTCGAGAACGTTCCTTTTACGACACAGGCACCATTCGGAGAATGGGATGATCCAGTGTTTCAGAACGGTTGCGAGGAGGCAGCTCTCGTGATGGCAGAGTATTGGCTCACAGGAAAACCGTTGACGAAAGAAATCGCCAAGAAAGAAATCATCGCTCTCTCGAAATTTCAGAAAAAGACAATAGGACAATCAATCGACACATCTACAGAAGATACGGAAAAACTTCTCAGAGAATATTATAGTGTCACGACATCGACTGTGCAGACAAATATCACACTTCTCGATATACGGGAAGCACTTTCTTCTGGAGTGCTCGTCATCGTACCAGCGGATGGGAGGAAACTTCATAATCCGAATTACACACAACCAGGACCGACGACACATATGTTGGTTATCATCGGATATGATGCCGAAAAGCAGGAATTCATCACCAATGATTCAGGCACTCGGAATGGCAAGGGATATCGATATAGGGAAGATGTCTTGTTTGAAGCGATCAGAGATTATCCTACGGGGAATCATCTGCCTATACCAAAAATCGAAAAGAGTATGATCATTGTGAGAAAAGAGTAG
- a CDS encoding DEAD/DEAH box helicase, with the protein MRGRRKRPAERELDFTQFVKKAVQTTEVEAFNPTHKFADFEMHSKLKANVAKAGYVHPTPIQDGAIPHILEGKDVIGVANTGTGKTAAFLLPLIHKTFKHPTEKVLIIIPTRELALQIEDELRKFADGSGLRSALCIGGSHMGDQIRSLSRNPSFVIGTPGRLKDLVERGKLHLTDFNNVVLDEVDRMLDMGFINDIKYLIALLKTPRQSLFFSATMPREIAELTKKFSNNAVTITIKSRATSENVDQDVVRVLPKEDKLEVLHNLLLKPEFTKVLIFGRTKHGVEKLAMRLEERGFKSDSIHGDKSQSQRQRALRRFKQDEIIILVATDVAARGLDIPDVSHVINYELPENYEDYIHRIGRTGRGSKKGNALTFVD; encoded by the coding sequence ATGAGAGGACGACGCAAACGTCCCGCAGAGCGTGAGCTCGATTTCACACAATTTGTGAAAAAAGCAGTGCAAACAACAGAAGTAGAAGCTTTCAATCCGACACACAAGTTCGCTGATTTTGAAATGCACAGCAAATTGAAGGCCAATGTCGCCAAAGCAGGATATGTTCATCCGACACCTATTCAGGACGGGGCTATTCCTCATATTTTGGAAGGCAAAGATGTGATCGGCGTAGCGAACACTGGTACCGGGAAAACAGCAGCTTTCCTTTTGCCACTCATTCACAAGACATTCAAGCACCCGACAGAAAAAGTATTGATCATTATCCCAACTCGCGAACTCGCACTTCAGATCGAAGACGAACTCCGTAAATTTGCTGATGGATCAGGACTCCGTTCTGCACTTTGTATCGGTGGATCACACATGGGAGATCAGATTCGTAGTCTCTCCCGCAATCCGAGCTTTGTTATCGGAACACCGGGACGATTGAAAGACCTCGTCGAACGTGGCAAACTCCATCTCACAGATTTCAACAATGTGGTGCTCGACGAAGTAGATCGTATGCTTGATATGGGATTTATCAACGATATCAAATATCTCATCGCACTGCTCAAAACCCCTCGTCAGTCTCTTTTCTTCTCTGCTACGATGCCGAGAGAAATTGCAGAATTGACCAAGAAGTTTTCGAACAACGCTGTGACCATCACGATCAAATCCCGAGCGACTTCAGAAAATGTCGATCAGGATGTCGTACGAGTCTTGCCGAAAGAAGACAAGCTCGAGGTACTCCATAACCTCCTCCTCAAACCAGAGTTTACGAAAGTCCTCATTTTCGGACGAACAAAACACGGTGTAGAGAAACTCGCGATGCGTCTCGAAGAACGTGGTTTCAAATCTGATTCTATTCATGGTGATAAATCACAGTCTCAACGCCAGCGTGCCCTCCGTCGTTTCAAACAGGATGAAATCATCATCCTCGTCGCAACCGATGTAGCTGCTCGTGGACTCGACATCCCGGATGTTTCACACGTCATCAACTACGAACTCCCGGAAAATTACGAAGACTATATCCACCGCATCGGTCGTACCGGTCGTGGATCCAAGAAAGGCAATGCTTTGACATTCGTCGACTAA
- a CDS encoding heavy metal translocating P-type ATPase — protein MNTIKKVEEKRISLSLSGMHCASCANLIERSLQKVAGVKSATVNFSAEKTLIDFDESIVNIQTLIDTVVGIGYTAQEVDAKDTEYETRKREKETSVYWNKFLFAAILSFPMLYFMLFDFVDWLPGEKAFAPYIGVFSLLLTIPIQFIIGAGFYRGMWASLRMKTFNMDSLIAIGTSTAFFYSLYNFTTYAFANRSLLGVSEMKIPDLYFETAAYLITFVLLGKWLEIRTKGKTSDAIKKLMGLQAKTARVIRSGATLDIAIDDVIHGDIVIVRPGEKVPVDGKIVKGSSAVDESMITGESLPVEKNEGDMVTGGTINKTGSFEFEAMKIGSETILAQIIRLIEEAQGSKAPIQGFADKISAWFVPAVIGIALLTFLVWYFALGSTLSFALMAFTSVIVIACPCALGLATPTSLMVGTGKGAEYGILVKGGEALEAASNISAVIFDKTGTLTKGKPEVTDIVVFGSQDKNAILTIAASLEKLSEHPLAEAICQYAKKENINLEIVHNFNSVTGRGVQGEMGGVTYSIGTRKMMIEMLHLDVEKIEQKMTRLEEQGKTVMIVATEEALIGIIAVADTVKETSREAVEKLQKMGIEVWMITGDNRRTAEAIAEQVGITNILAEVLPEEKVNEVKKMQDAGKKVAMVGDGINDAPALAQANVGIAMGSGTDVAMEAGDIVIMKSDLCDVVTSFQLSRETMWKIKQNMFFALFYNVIGIPIAARVFIDFGLILKPELAGLAMAMSSISVVGNSLLLRFFQPNKRNYISLVAPFIMVMVFTFGFFEFAKLSAGM, from the coding sequence ATGAATACAATAAAAAAAGTTGAAGAGAAGAGAATCAGTCTCTCTCTTTCTGGTATGCACTGTGCTTCATGTGCAAATCTCATCGAACGATCATTGCAAAAAGTGGCAGGCGTGAAAAGTGCGACGGTGAATTTTTCAGCAGAAAAAACCCTGATTGATTTTGATGAATCGATAGTCAATATTCAGACACTGATTGATACGGTGGTCGGTATTGGATATACAGCCCAAGAAGTCGATGCGAAGGACACGGAATATGAAACACGGAAACGTGAGAAAGAAACTTCGGTGTATTGGAATAAATTTCTCTTTGCTGCCATCCTGAGTTTTCCGATGCTGTACTTCATGTTGTTTGACTTTGTCGATTGGCTTCCTGGAGAGAAAGCATTTGCGCCGTATATCGGTGTTTTCTCACTCCTCCTCACCATTCCAATACAGTTCATTATTGGGGCAGGATTCTACCGAGGGATGTGGGCATCGCTTCGGATGAAGACGTTTAATATGGATAGTCTCATCGCTATCGGTACGTCAACAGCATTTTTCTATAGTCTGTATAATTTCACGACGTATGCGTTCGCGAACAGATCTCTTCTGGGTGTTTCGGAAATGAAGATTCCTGATTTATACTTCGAGACCGCTGCGTACCTCATCACATTTGTTCTTCTTGGGAAATGGCTCGAGATTCGTACCAAAGGCAAGACGTCGGATGCTATCAAGAAATTGATGGGACTCCAGGCTAAGACAGCTCGAGTGATCCGTAGTGGAGCAACACTCGATATTGCTATTGATGATGTTATTCACGGCGATATTGTCATTGTTCGTCCCGGGGAAAAAGTTCCTGTCGATGGAAAAATTGTAAAAGGTTCGTCGGCAGTCGATGAATCGATGATTACCGGAGAGAGTCTTCCTGTAGAAAAAAATGAAGGCGACATGGTAACAGGAGGAACGATCAATAAGACAGGAAGTTTCGAGTTTGAAGCGATGAAAATTGGAAGCGAGACAATCCTTGCTCAAATCATTCGTCTTATCGAAGAAGCCCAAGGGTCGAAAGCACCCATTCAAGGTTTTGCGGATAAGATTTCTGCCTGGTTTGTACCGGCGGTGATCGGAATAGCTCTCCTTACATTTCTTGTGTGGTATTTCGCGCTTGGATCGACACTCTCATTCGCGCTTATGGCGTTTACATCAGTCATTGTCATCGCTTGTCCATGTGCGCTCGGACTCGCAACACCGACGTCACTCATGGTCGGAACAGGTAAAGGCGCAGAGTATGGCATCCTCGTAAAGGGCGGGGAAGCTCTCGAAGCAGCAAGTAATATCTCTGCTGTCATATTTGATAAGACGGGAACACTGACCAAGGGAAAACCCGAAGTGACGGACATTGTAGTGTTCGGATCACAAGACAAAAATGCTATCTTAACCATTGCCGCAAGTTTAGAAAAACTTTCAGAACATCCGTTGGCTGAAGCTATCTGTCAGTATGCCAAGAAAGAAAACATCAATCTGGAAATTGTCCATAACTTCAATTCTGTTACCGGTCGAGGTGTACAGGGTGAGATGGGTGGTGTGACATATTCTATTGGGACTCGTAAAATGATGATTGAAATGCTTCATTTGGATGTAGAGAAAATCGAACAAAAGATGACACGTCTCGAAGAGCAGGGCAAGACAGTTATGATCGTGGCGACCGAAGAGGCTCTTATCGGAATTATTGCAGTGGCCGATACAGTGAAAGAAACTTCGCGAGAAGCGGTCGAAAAATTACAAAAAATGGGTATCGAAGTATGGATGATTACAGGGGATAACAGGAGAACAGCAGAAGCTATCGCCGAGCAGGTGGGTATTACAAATATTTTAGCAGAAGTACTTCCAGAAGAAAAAGTAAATGAAGTGAAAAAAATGCAGGATGCCGGGAAAAAAGTCGCTATGGTTGGCGACGGTATCAATGATGCTCCAGCTCTCGCACAGGCCAATGTGGGGATTGCCATGGGATCAGGCACTGATGTGGCGATGGAGGCAGGAGATATCGTCATTATGAAGAGTGATCTCTGCGATGTCGTTACGTCGTTTCAGCTTTCCCGAGAAACGATGTGGAAAATCAAACAAAATATGTTTTTTGCACTGTTTTACAATGTGATTGGTATTCCGATTGCTGCGAGAGTATTTATTGATTTTGGTCTCATACTCAAACCAGAGCTTGCTGGACTGGCGATGGCGATGAGTTCGATTTCGGTGGTAGGGAACTCACTTTTGCTTCGATTCTTTCAGCCAAACAAACGAAACTATATTTCTTTGGTTGCTCCATTTATTATGGTAATGGTGTTTACTTTCGGATTCTTCGAGTTTGCGAAATTGAGTGCTGGAATGTAA
- a CDS encoding sulfite exporter TauE/SafE family protein: MNKIIVDITGMTCRSCELITEDELGSVSGVTKVKTNFRTGKAELWYDGARPSDTSIARAIQKSGYAVGKGKKNWINNDVSAWVETLFALGIVFVLFVIAQSLGLFNISLGASEKLTNLSFVLLLGVVAGLSTCMAMVGGLVLAMSARFSERHPEASIRQKFMPNVYFNIGRIGGFAILGGLLGSLGATFQLSSLSVGVMTILIGGVMLLVGLQLLELFPRLSMWKLQLPKSIARILGIQSQTKKEYSHGRAMLLGMMTFFLPCGFTQLVQLFVVAQGSFFVGAVTLGAFALGTAPGLLGIGGITASAQGTFRQFFFKSAGIIVIALGIFNFQNGSALVRLGSETRGMNIEQNDRGANEEPQVIRIVQDANGYTPRQLTVKKGQPVKLIIDSEDSYTCATSFTMPKAGIRKTLKPGENVLEFIPGETGALPFSCSMGMYRGVINVIE, translated from the coding sequence ATGAATAAAATAATTGTCGATATTACAGGAATGACCTGTCGTTCGTGCGAGCTTATCACAGAAGATGAGCTCGGTAGTGTGTCTGGTGTGACCAAAGTGAAAACAAATTTCCGTACAGGAAAAGCGGAACTCTGGTATGATGGCGCGCGGCCGAGCGATACGAGTATTGCTCGTGCGATACAGAAATCCGGGTACGCAGTAGGCAAAGGAAAGAAAAACTGGATCAATAATGATGTGTCTGCCTGGGTGGAAACTCTTTTCGCGCTCGGAATCGTCTTTGTGCTGTTCGTGATTGCTCAATCATTGGGACTCTTCAATATTTCTCTCGGAGCATCTGAGAAACTCACTAATCTCTCATTTGTACTGCTTCTTGGTGTGGTCGCTGGACTCTCGACGTGTATGGCGATGGTCGGTGGTCTCGTCCTTGCAATGTCAGCTCGTTTCAGCGAGCGTCATCCAGAGGCGAGCATACGACAGAAATTCATGCCAAACGTGTATTTCAACATTGGACGCATTGGAGGCTTTGCCATCCTCGGTGGATTGCTCGGATCTCTTGGCGCGACATTCCAACTCTCATCGCTTTCAGTAGGAGTGATGACAATACTTATCGGAGGAGTGATGCTTCTTGTTGGGCTTCAGTTACTCGAACTCTTTCCTCGTCTTTCGATGTGGAAATTGCAACTCCCGAAGAGTATTGCTCGAATACTTGGAATACAATCACAGACAAAAAAGGAGTACAGTCATGGACGCGCAATGCTCCTCGGTATGATGACGTTTTTTTTGCCGTGTGGCTTCACTCAGCTTGTTCAGCTCTTCGTCGTGGCACAAGGAAGTTTTTTCGTGGGTGCGGTGACGCTCGGGGCATTTGCTCTCGGGACAGCGCCAGGACTGCTTGGTATCGGAGGTATCACCGCCAGCGCACAGGGGACATTTCGGCAATTTTTTTTCAAGTCGGCAGGTATTATTGTGATTGCACTCGGCATCTTCAACTTTCAGAATGGTTCTGCGCTTGTGAGACTCGGATCAGAGACAAGAGGTATGAATATTGAACAGAATGATCGAGGAGCAAACGAAGAACCTCAGGTCATTCGTATTGTCCAAGATGCGAATGGATATACTCCGAGACAGCTCACGGTGAAGAAAGGACAACCAGTCAAGCTCATCATTGACTCAGAGGATTCATATACCTGTGCTACGAGTTTCACGATGCCGAAAGCGGGTATCAGAAAAACTCTCAAACCAGGAGAGAATGTACTCGAGTTTATACCAGGAGAGACGGGCGCGCTACCGTTTAGTTGTTCGATGGGGATGTATCGTGGGGTGATCAATGTCATCGAATAA
- a CDS encoding anaerobic ribonucleoside-triphosphate reductase activating protein, with protein MIISGIQKFTLLDFPGKIACIIFTGGCNYRCGFCHNPEFVLPEELAKISKNFIPEEVVFNFLKERQGMLQGVVITGGEPTIMPDLEAFIMKVRALGFAVKLDSNGNRPEVLRSLIEKKLVDYIAMDFKTSLPEYQKLVGKWADREKLQESIDMLKDGNVDYEFRSTLIREIHTPEILQAMSETLEGANRLYLQTFRNGITLHPDFKNYHPFSSDEMEDIAKLFRTTISEVFVRGE; from the coding sequence ATGATCATCAGTGGTATTCAAAAATTCACTCTCTTGGACTTTCCTGGGAAAATAGCGTGCATCATCTTTACCGGTGGGTGCAATTATCGTTGTGGTTTTTGTCACAATCCGGAATTTGTTCTGCCGGAAGAACTGGCGAAGATTTCCAAGAATTTCATTCCCGAAGAAGTAGTATTCAATTTTCTGAAGGAACGACAAGGGATGCTTCAGGGAGTAGTGATTACGGGTGGCGAGCCGACGATTATGCCTGATCTCGAAGCATTTATTATGAAAGTGCGAGCGCTCGGATTTGCCGTGAAGCTCGATTCCAATGGCAATCGTCCAGAAGTACTCCGTTCACTTATCGAGAAAAAATTGGTAGACTATATCGCGATGGATTTCAAGACGAGTCTCCCAGAATATCAGAAGCTCGTCGGGAAGTGGGCCGACAGAGAGAAATTGCAGGAGAGTATCGATATGCTCAAGGATGGGAATGTCGACTATGAATTTCGTTCTACACTCATCAGAGAAATTCACACACCAGAAATTCTGCAAGCGATGAGTGAAACGCTCGAGGGAGCCAATCGCCTCTATCTCCAGACATTTCGTAACGGCATCACACTTCATCCTGATTTCAAGAACTACCACCCATTTTCTTCTGATGAAATGGAAGATATCGCCAAGCTTTTCAGAACAACAATTTCGGAGGTGTTCGTCCGCGGAGAATAA
- a CDS encoding VTT domain-containing protein has product MHFFHAIEQFITHFSTTVPLPVFVFVGSFLEEVISPIPSALVMGTAGTLAMIEGNPFSYLFLLAAIGNIGKASGAWIYYFIGDKLENILVKPLTKYFGINHHDIENIGKRFTGHHWKDGGVLFLIRLFPPFPTTPVSLACGIIKMDTRVFLAATYAGNFFKDLLYLYIGYAGFASLHFLWHQTNKMKLGVDIIVTLAIIAFFVFLFFHQRRGKKFLRHCQSHSVDFLNFLKRKK; this is encoded by the coding sequence ATGCATTTCTTTCATGCTATCGAACAATTTATTACTCATTTTTCGACGACAGTGCCTCTGCCGGTGTTTGTGTTTGTAGGATCTTTTTTAGAAGAAGTCATTAGTCCTATCCCTTCTGCTCTCGTGATGGGAACGGCTGGGACGCTGGCGATGATTGAGGGCAATCCGTTCTCGTACCTTTTTCTTCTGGCCGCTATCGGCAACATAGGAAAGGCGAGTGGTGCCTGGATCTACTATTTCATCGGTGACAAACTTGAAAATATTCTCGTGAAGCCACTAACAAAATATTTCGGTATCAATCATCATGATATCGAGAATATCGGAAAACGTTTTACAGGACATCACTGGAAGGATGGAGGTGTTTTGTTTCTTATCCGTCTCTTCCCACCGTTCCCGACGACACCAGTTTCTCTTGCGTGTGGAATTATCAAGATGGATACCAGAGTGTTTCTCGCTGCGACCTACGCCGGGAACTTTTTCAAAGATCTTCTTTATCTGTATATCGGGTACGCAGGTTTCGCGAGTCTCCATTTTCTCTGGCATCAGACCAACAAAATGAAACTCGGAGTAGATATTATAGTTACATTGGCCATTATTGCATTTTTCGTCTTTTTATTCTTTCATCAGAGAAGGGGAAAGAAATTTCTTCGCCATTGTCAGAGTCATTCTGTTGATTTTTTGAATTTTTTGAAGAGAAAAAAATAG
- a CDS encoding cold shock domain-containing protein, with protein MQGTIKTLTDRGFGFISRDGEAKDLFFHSKELVGVTYDELKVGDTVSFEVVNGEKGPAATGVSRI; from the coding sequence ATGCAAGGAACTATCAAAACCCTTACAGACCGAGGATTCGGATTCATTTCTCGCGATGGCGAAGCAAAGGATCTTTTCTTCCACTCTAAGGAACTCGTAGGAGTCACTTACGACGAATTGAAAGTAGGCGACACTGTCTCTTTCGAAGTTGTCAATGGTGAAAAAGGCCCAGCAGCTACAGGCGTATCTCGCATCTAG
- a CDS encoding ribonucleoside triphosphate reductase has translation MPIYKVQKRNGGIVDFDLTKIERAIEKSAEAVGKKGEVKVSVLAKEVYKNLEKKFEDGIPTVEDAQDSVEEILIEHDYADIAKAYILYREKRREVREEKNVVIQVEKVVTEYLEKLDWRVNANSNQGYSLGGLILNTAGSVIANYWLSHIYPKAIGDAHRNGDYHIHDLDMFSGYCAGWSLRVLLEEGFNGVPNKVESAPPKHLNSAVSQMVNFLGTLQNEWAGAQAFSSFDTYMAPFVKKYEMELRADVKKYGMKFASKEAEEKYIADETYEYVHQNIQSFVFNLNIPSRWGTQTPFTNITLDWDCPTDMKEKRLFLGGKEFEYTFGELQNEMDIVNRAFIEVMSHGDSKGRTFTFPIPTYNVTKDFKWDDPKNLPLFEMTAKYGTPYFQNFVNSDLNPSDVRSMCCRLQLDLRELRKRGGGLFGSAEMTGSIGVVTINAARIGYLSKGDKEKFFKRIEYLMDLAKTSLEMKRKEVQKWIDAGLFPYTKRYLGYLKNHFSTIGVNGINEAIRNFTDGKENITTPEGHKFALEILDFMRERIKDYQEETGNFFNLEATPAEGTTYRFAKEDKKRFPDILQAGTEEAPYYTNSSQLPVGFTDDVFEVLKLQDDLQTKYTGGTVLHCYMNEKVSSGEACRNLVRSILSNFRLPYITITPTFSICPKHGYLEGEYDYCPKCDKELGIENGIRFDTETRKKYEELEQVK, from the coding sequence ATGCCGATTTACAAAGTGCAGAAACGAAACGGAGGTATTGTAGATTTTGATCTGACCAAGATCGAGCGCGCGATCGAGAAGTCTGCTGAAGCAGTGGGAAAGAAGGGTGAAGTGAAGGTATCTGTGCTTGCAAAAGAAGTGTACAAAAATCTCGAGAAGAAATTCGAGGATGGAATCCCGACCGTGGAAGATGCTCAAGACAGCGTAGAAGAAATACTCATCGAACATGACTATGCTGATATTGCAAAAGCCTACATTCTCTATCGTGAAAAACGTCGTGAAGTACGTGAAGAGAAGAATGTCGTTATCCAAGTAGAAAAAGTCGTGACGGAATATCTCGAGAAGCTTGATTGGCGTGTGAATGCAAATTCCAATCAAGGCTATTCTCTCGGAGGTCTCATATTAAATACCGCTGGCAGTGTCATAGCCAATTACTGGCTTTCGCACATTTATCCCAAAGCTATTGGTGACGCACATCGCAATGGTGACTATCACATCCATGATCTCGATATGTTTTCTGGGTATTGTGCTGGATGGAGTCTTCGCGTCCTCCTCGAAGAAGGTTTCAATGGCGTGCCGAACAAAGTAGAATCTGCGCCTCCGAAACATCTCAATTCTGCAGTCTCGCAAATGGTCAACTTCCTCGGAACGCTCCAGAACGAGTGGGCAGGTGCTCAGGCATTCTCGAGTTTCGATACCTATATGGCACCATTCGTAAAGAAATATGAGATGGAGCTCCGTGCTGATGTGAAGAAATATGGAATGAAATTTGCTTCGAAGGAGGCAGAAGAAAAATATATAGCAGACGAGACGTATGAATATGTTCACCAAAATATTCAGTCATTTGTATTCAATCTAAACATTCCATCACGTTGGGGAACACAGACGCCATTCACGAACATCACTCTTGATTGGGATTGTCCGACAGATATGAAAGAGAAACGACTGTTTCTCGGAGGCAAAGAATTTGAATACACGTTTGGTGAGTTGCAGAATGAAATGGATATCGTAAATCGCGCTTTCATCGAAGTGATGTCTCATGGTGATTCCAAGGGACGGACATTTACTTTTCCTATTCCGACCTACAATGTGACCAAAGATTTCAAATGGGATGATCCGAAGAATTTGCCACTGTTTGAAATGACTGCTAAATACGGTACTCCATATTTCCAGAACTTCGTGAACTCCGATCTCAATCCGAGTGATGTACGTTCGATGTGTTGTCGTCTCCAGCTCGATTTGAGAGAACTTCGGAAGCGTGGAGGTGGACTCTTTGGTTCTGCCGAGATGACAGGTTCTATCGGTGTGGTGACGATCAATGCGGCTCGTATCGGATATCTTTCGAAGGGAGACAAAGAAAAGTTTTTCAAACGTATCGAATATCTGATGGACCTTGCCAAGACATCACTCGAAATGAAACGTAAAGAAGTACAAAAATGGATTGACGCAGGATTGTTCCCTTATACGAAACGTTACCTCGGATATTTGAAAAATCATTTTTCAACTATTGGTGTGAACGGTATCAATGAGGCTATCCGTAACTTCACGGATGGCAAGGAGAATATCACGACACCCGAAGGACACAAATTTGCTCTCGAGATTCTCGATTTTATGCGAGAACGTATCAAAGATTATCAAGAAGAAACAGGAAACTTCTTCAACCTCGAAGCAACACCAGCCGAAGGTACGACCTATCGATTCGCCAAAGAAGACAAGAAACGTTTCCCGGATATTCTCCAAGCTGGCACAGAAGAAGCCCCATACTATACAAATTCTTCACAACTACCGGTTGGATTTACGGATGATGTGTTTGAAGTATTGAAGCTCCAAGATGATCTGCAAACGAAATATACTGGAGGTACCGTACTCCATTGTTATATGAATGAGAAAGTGAGCTCGGGTGAAGCCTGTCGCAACCTTGTTCGCAGTATTCTTTCCAATTTCCGTCTCCCATACATCACGATCACACCAACCTTCTCGATCTGTCCGAAGCACGGCTATCTCGAAGGGGAATATGATTATTGTCCGAAGTGTGATAAAGAACTCGGTATCGAAAATGGCATACGGTTCGACACTGAGACACGGAAGAAGTATGAAGAATTGGAACAAGTAAAATAA
- a CDS encoding SprT family zinc-dependent metalloprotease, with translation MREMTVSDENGNIVCVVKKNIRARALRLVIQKDGRITLTLPFFISYEQGRRFLQSKQEWICEKVRAFLSAPQHLIHRGSVEEYKASQKEARKLIEARLIYFQNAYDVHWNRVSIRNQSTRWGSCSRHGNLSFNYRLLLLPPHLCDYVIVHELCHLREMNHSPKFWALVALTFPDYKKLRQEMRLL, from the coding sequence ATGAGAGAGATGACTGTGTCTGATGAAAATGGCAACATTGTCTGTGTGGTCAAGAAAAATATACGGGCTCGTGCTCTGCGACTGGTCATCCAGAAGGATGGAAGAATAACACTTACTCTTCCATTTTTCATTTCGTATGAGCAGGGGCGACGTTTTCTCCAGAGTAAGCAAGAATGGATTTGTGAGAAAGTACGAGCATTCCTCTCGGCACCACAGCACCTCATCCATCGAGGGAGTGTAGAAGAATACAAGGCGTCTCAGAAAGAGGCAAGAAAACTTATTGAAGCTCGTCTCATATATTTCCAGAATGCGTACGATGTACATTGGAATCGTGTGAGTATACGCAATCAAAGTACGCGCTGGGGGAGCTGCTCACGTCATGGCAACCTCTCATTCAACTACCGTTTGCTTCTCCTCCCTCCGCACCTCTGTGACTATGTGATTGTGCACGAACTCTGTCATTTGCGAGAAATGAATCATTCACCGAAATTCTGGGCACTCGTAGCGCTCACCTTTCCAGACTATAAGAAACTTCGACAAGAAATGCGATTGTTGTGA
- a CDS encoding anaerobic ribonucleoside-triphosphate reductase: MSEQKAVDVEALEAKRTHCEVWTRVMGYHRPVSHFNIGKKAEHYSRKHFQETVASNNEFCEKYQLVAC, encoded by the coding sequence ATGTCAGAACAAAAAGCAGTCGACGTGGAAGCGCTCGAAGCCAAGAGAACACATTGCGAAGTGTGGACACGCGTGATGGGATATCATCGCCCGGTCTCCCATTTCAATATTGGTAAAAAGGCCGAGCATTATTCCCGCAAGCACTTCCAAGAAACCGTCGCTTCGAATAACGAGTTCTGCGAAAAGTATCAACTCGTAGCATGCTAG